Proteins from a single region of Leuconostoc gasicomitatum LMG 18811:
- a CDS encoding hydroxymethylglutaryl-CoA synthase: protein MTIGIDKIAFYTPNYVLDLVTLAKARGDEPDKYTIGIGQNRQTVVPNFEDVVTMGANAAIKIITADDREKIDLIIFATESGIDNSKSSALYMQTLLELSEFVRTIELKQACYAGTYGLMQARDYVATHPGRRVLVVASDIARYGLSTSGEVTQGAGAIAMIVSEAPKIVSINTDSVYMSRNVSDFWRPVDRQEALVDGHLSTDIYKEMFLTLWQRYQLKTNQQLNDFAGFAFHLPYTKMGKKALDQIINEATLAHQQKLTHHLKASQKFNREVGNLYTGSVYLSLLSLLSYATDLKSGDKLAIFSYGSGAEAELYSVTLQNGFENHVPAKMTQQLLLKRQLVSVNQYETMFKSQLYDSHININSNAVKDTKLFQFLGWHNGERVYR, encoded by the coding sequence ATGACAATAGGTATTGATAAAATAGCATTCTACACCCCTAACTATGTGTTAGATCTTGTCACATTAGCAAAGGCACGTGGTGATGAACCAGATAAATATACAATAGGTATTGGACAGAATCGACAAACCGTCGTGCCTAATTTTGAAGATGTCGTTACAATGGGTGCTAATGCAGCTATAAAAATCATAACGGCTGATGATCGTGAAAAAATAGATCTCATTATTTTTGCAACAGAGTCTGGTATCGATAATTCAAAATCAAGTGCGCTTTATATGCAAACATTGCTTGAACTTTCTGAATTTGTGCGTACTATTGAACTCAAACAAGCATGTTATGCGGGCACTTACGGTTTGATGCAAGCGCGTGATTACGTCGCAACGCATCCTGGAAGACGCGTATTGGTTGTCGCATCAGATATTGCCCGTTACGGTTTATCGACGTCTGGCGAAGTTACACAGGGTGCTGGAGCAATTGCTATGATAGTATCGGAAGCACCTAAAATTGTTAGTATTAATACTGATTCGGTATATATGAGTCGCAATGTTTCTGATTTTTGGCGTCCAGTTGATCGTCAAGAGGCACTTGTCGATGGGCACTTATCAACTGATATTTATAAAGAAATGTTTCTGACATTGTGGCAGCGTTACCAATTAAAAACAAATCAACAGTTAAATGATTTCGCAGGATTTGCGTTTCATCTACCTTATACAAAAATGGGTAAAAAAGCACTTGATCAAATTATAAATGAAGCAACATTGGCACATCAACAAAAGCTAACACATCATTTGAAAGCTAGTCAAAAATTCAACCGAGAGGTTGGTAATCTTTACACTGGTTCAGTATATTTAAGCCTCTTGTCCTTATTAAGTTATGCTACTGATTTAAAATCTGGGGACAAATTAGCTATTTTTAGTTATGGATCAGGTGCAGAGGCAGAACTTTATTCTGTCACCCTTCAAAACGGTTTTGAAAATCACGTACCAGCTAAAATGACACAGCAGTTATTATTGAAACGGCAACTTGTGTCTGTAAATCAGTATGAAACGATGTTTAAATCCCAGCTGTATGATTCTCATATTAATATTAATTCAAATGCTGTTAAAGACACCAAGTTATTCCAATTTTTAGGTTGGCACAATGGTGAACGTGTTTATAGGTGA
- a CDS encoding ACT domain-containing protein, producing MAKAVVTVIGKDKPGIIAGVSKTLSDHNINILDVSQTIMSDIFTMSMLVNLAQLDEEFNKLQDDLNLLGKRLTVEIHTQREEIFDAMSRV from the coding sequence ATGGCTAAAGCAGTTGTAACAGTTATAGGGAAAGATAAACCTGGAATTATAGCCGGTGTCTCTAAGACATTATCGGACCATAACATTAATATTTTAGATGTATCACAGACAATTATGTCTGATATTTTCACAATGAGTATGCTAGTTAATTTGGCACAATTGGATGAAGAGTTTAACAAACTTCAAGATGACTTAAATCTACTTGGCAAACGATTAACTGTTGAAATTCATACACAACGTGAAGAAATATTTGATGCAATGAGTCGTGTTTGA
- a CDS encoding PFL family protein produces METTQITETINMVSEEHLDIRTVTMGISLLDTIAGTPQETAKNIYQKITTYAKNLVKVTQQIEREFGIPITNKRISVTPIALIAGKATPDEMLYYAHALDDAAKAVGVDFIGGYSALVQKGFANGDLSLIKSLPRVLTETDLVMSSVNIGSTKAGINLDAIKLMGETIKAITDKSDTANAKMVVFANAVEDNPFMAGAFHGVSEADVVINVGVSGPGVVKRAIEKVKGESIQVVAETIKKTAFKITRVGQMVGALAAERLGVEFGIVDLSLAPTPARGDSVAEVLEEIGLEMVGTHGTTAALMLLNDAVKKGGVMASQRVGGLSGAFIPVSEDAGMIDAVKAGVLSLAKLEAMTAVCSVGLDMIAIPGETDATTIAAMIADEAAIGVQNNKTTAVRILPTNGAKVGDMIDYGGLLGTAPVMPVVEKSSADFINRGGHIPAPIHSFKN; encoded by the coding sequence ATGGAAACCACTCAAATAACTGAAACCATTAATATGGTTTCAGAAGAGCATTTGGATATTCGAACCGTTACGATGGGTATTTCTTTGCTTGATACTATAGCTGGCACACCACAAGAAACTGCAAAGAACATTTATCAAAAAATTACAACTTATGCAAAGAATTTGGTTAAAGTAACACAACAAATTGAGCGTGAATTTGGTATTCCGATTACAAACAAGCGCATTAGTGTGACACCTATTGCTTTGATTGCTGGGAAGGCAACACCTGATGAGATGCTATACTATGCGCATGCTTTAGATGATGCTGCTAAGGCTGTGGGCGTAGATTTTATTGGCGGGTATTCTGCATTAGTTCAAAAAGGTTTTGCTAATGGTGATTTATCTTTGATCAAGTCGTTACCACGCGTGTTAACTGAAACAGATCTGGTTATGTCAAGTGTTAATATTGGATCGACAAAGGCTGGTATTAACTTAGATGCCATCAAATTGATGGGTGAAACGATTAAAGCGATTACTGATAAGTCAGATACTGCGAATGCAAAAATGGTTGTTTTTGCTAATGCGGTAGAAGATAATCCCTTTATGGCTGGTGCCTTTCATGGTGTGAGTGAAGCTGATGTTGTTATTAATGTCGGTGTTTCTGGTCCAGGTGTTGTAAAGCGTGCTATTGAAAAAGTTAAGGGCGAATCGATTCAAGTTGTTGCCGAAACGATTAAGAAAACAGCTTTTAAAATTACACGTGTTGGCCAAATGGTTGGCGCATTAGCTGCTGAACGTTTAGGTGTGGAATTTGGTATAGTAGATTTGAGTTTAGCGCCTACACCAGCTCGTGGTGATTCAGTTGCGGAAGTACTGGAAGAAATCGGACTTGAGATGGTTGGTACGCATGGCACAACAGCAGCACTAATGTTACTAAATGATGCTGTTAAAAAAGGTGGTGTCATGGCATCGCAACGTGTCGGTGGTTTATCTGGTGCCTTTATTCCCGTTTCTGAGGATGCTGGTATGATTGATGCTGTTAAGGCGGGGGTGTTATCATTAGCAAAACTTGAAGCAATGACAGCTGTTTGTTCCGTTGGGCTAGATATGATTGCAATTCCAGGTGAAACGGATGCAACAACTATTGCGGCAATGATTGCTGATGAAGCGGCAATTGGGGTACAAAACAATAAAACAACTGCAGTCCGAATTTTACCAACTAATGGCGCTAAAGTTGGGGATATGATTGATTATGGTGGTTTATTAGGGACCGCACCAGTGATGCCAGTAGTTGAGAAATCAAGTGCAGACTTCATTAATCGTGGTGGTCATATTCCAGCACCTATTCATTCATTTAAAAACTAA